The Schizosaccharomyces pombe strain 972h- genome assembly, chromosome: I genome contains a region encoding:
- the pdp3 gene encoding PWWP domain-containing protein, which produces MMVARTRSQKRKLEEINNQKKIKTKKKATGQQTSNTKNLRDVKKKGKQLAYVPRTSPRKSYKNGEYVLAKMSSFPWWPARVASQKSIPTEVRERLKRNFRMDNGIFVQFLPSRDYAIISSSNVLPLTVDESRFILDHDLSTKYIQKTVGLIIASVKRKVSFSDVEEDEFEPENTRKKLQKPIEKPKKEKIEATPKIDGGKRLKNEKSSAEISQTSKQRPSRRSARVRMATDNAQKSPSPIPSPKKTAKKRVRFAGSLEELPKFSLEYQLAQPISTVDMYAQVHYIRFNTLLYYRYQLQEILLSYNHYPQESDMSHVHQILEMIENFSAINSELLESTKLYSLFTLLVKLSDIPLDEKYDFSSRFSTLLLQFQAFVQPKTMTSNVSTAPIGKNAQVNTEAARPSVITT; this is translated from the coding sequence ATGATGGTTGCTAGGACACGCagtcaaaaaagaaagcttGAAGAGATTAATAACCAGAAGAAgattaaaacaaaaaaaaaggccACCGGGCAACAGACTTCTAATACGAAAAATCTGCGTGatgttaaaaagaaaggtaAACAATTAGCGTATGTTCCGAGGACGTCACCAAGGAAATCATATAAAAATGGGGAATATGTTTTAGCAAAGATGAGTAGCTTCCCATGGTGGCCAGCCAGAGTAGCGAGCCAAAAATCAATACCCACTGAGGTACGCGAACGATTGAAACGAAATTTTCGAATGGACAATGGAATATTTGTTCAGTTTCTTCCTTCAAGAGATTACGctattatttcttcttcaaatgtTTTGCCCTTAACTGTTGATGAATCAAGGTTTATTTTGGACCATGATTTATCGACAAAGTATATCCAAAAGACGGTAGGTCTCATCATTGCTTCCGTAAAGAGaaaagtttctttttctgaTGTCGAAGAGGATGAGTTTGAACCAGAGAATACTCGtaaaaaacttcaaaagCCCATCGAGAAAccaaaaaaggaaaagataGAAGCCACACCTAAAATTGACGGGGGTAAAAggttaaaaaatgagaaatcGTCGGCAGAAATTTCTCAAACATCGAAGCAACGACCTTCACGTAGGTCAGCTCGAGTTAGGATGGCTACAGACAACGCTCAGAAATCCCCATCTCCAATTCCTTCTCCCAAGAAAACAGccaaaaaaagagtaaGGTTTGCCGGTTCTTTAGAGGAATTACCAAAATTTTCACTTGAATATCAATTGGCTCAGCCTATAAGTACTGTAGATATGTATGCTCAAGTTCATTATATTCGATTTAATACTCTTTTATATTACCGCTACCAACTACAAGAAATCCTACTGTCATATAATCATTATCCTCAAGAATCGGATATGTCTCATGTGCACCAAATATTGGAGATGATTGAGAATTTCAGCGCAATAAATTCTGAACTATTAGAATCAACCAAGTTGTATTCACTTTTTACTTTGCTTGTTAAATTAAGCGACATACCGTTGGATGAAAAATATGACTTTTCTTCACGATTTTCGACTCTTCTCCTTCAATTCCAAGCATTCGTTCAGCCCAAAACCATGACAAGTAATGTATCTACAGCGCCCATTGGAAAGAATGCTCAAGTGAACACAGAAGCTGCCAGACCATCTGTCATCACTACCTAA
- the rfc2 gene encoding DNA replication factor C complex subunit Rfc2: MSFFAPRNKKTEQEAKKSIPWVELYRPKTLDQVSSQESTVQVLKKTLLSNNLPHMLFYGSPGTGKTSTILALSRELFGPQLMKSRVLELNASDERGISIIREKVKSFAKTTVTNKVDGYPCPPFKIIILDEADSMTQDAQAALRRTMESYARITRFCLICNYMTRIIDPLSSRCSKYRFKPLDNENMVKRLEFIAADQAVSMEPGVVNALVECSGGDMRKAITFLQSAANLHQGTPITISSVEELAGAVPYNIIRSLLDTAYTKNVSNIETLSRDVAAEGYSTGIILSQLHDVLLKEETLSSPVKYKIFMKLSEVDKRLNDGADETLQLLDLLSSISVVC, encoded by the exons atgtctttCTTTGCTCCAAGGAATAAGAAAACGGAGCAGGAAGCAAAGAAATCAATACCTTGGGTTGAGCTTTA TCGTCCCAAGACATTGGACCAAGTTTCCTCTCAAGAATCTACTGTAcaagtattaaaaaaaacacttttATCTAATAACTTACCTCACATGTTGTTTTATGGCTCTCCTGGTACTGGAAAGACGTCAACCATTCTAGCTTTGTCTCGTGAGCTATTTGGACCGCAATTGATGAAATCAAGGGTTTTGGAATTGAATGCTTCTGATGAACGCGGTATCTCTATTATTCGGGAGAAAGTCAAGTCTTTTGCAAAAACAACCGTAACCAACAAAGTCGACGGTTATCCTTGTCCtccttttaaaattataattttggATGAGGCAGATTCTATGACTCAGGATGCTCAGGCTGCTCTTCGACGAACTATGGAGTCGTATGCCAGGATCACTAGGTTTTGCCTGATCTGTAACTACATGACCAGGATTATTGATCCTCTTAGCAGTCGCTGTAGCAAGTATCGATTTAAACCGTTAGACAACGAAAACATGGTTAAAAGATTAGAATTTATAGCTGCTGACCAAGCTGTTAGCATGGAGCCTGGAGTTGTCAATGCATTGGTAGAATGCTCTGGCGGTGATATGCGAAAGGCCATTACTTTTCTTCAGAGTGCTGCAAATCTTCATCAGGGTACGCCAATCACTATTTCCAGTGTAGAGGAATTAGCGGGAGCTGTACCATATAACATTATACGCTCTTTATTAGACACAGCATATACCAAAAATGTATCTAACATTGAAACTTTATCTCGTGATGTTGCTGCGGAAGGATATTCGACAGGAATAATATTATCCCAATTACACGATGTGctattaaaagaagagacATTAAGCAGCCCAGTAAAGTACAAAATATTCATGAAACTTTCTGAGGTTGATAAGCGTCTAAATGATGGAGCCGATGAAACTCTACAATTACTGGATTTACTTTCTTCTATTTCAGTTGTGTGCTAG
- a CDS encoding GTPase-activating protein — protein sequence MESLESVDASSGSVGSYMSKSVRKHWWSRKGYHPTGSSKNGSRLKISSDENFQDELVVLDDAFLCNVPLELPSTSNAQKTAAESFSKLSPQDQLLSLQLNNVQESVFQQSTFNLPDALLDPGPASKEKQAVLSIGRPSWLPPKSKEEEKKHMREFEQIKKSAMRYDRQKQKEKIKMVEQKNKRNLYLVNVWEREILRNWPDALKSSRYAGIWRQGIPSRVRGRVWEKAIGNNLKLDYQSFFNARANAQKREAAEKAEQMNNANQFREDVCALELDLQSTMPHYSLFHTEGPLRRDLIGLLRAYSYYRFDTSYIPGTSFIGALLLLNMNLTSAFNCLANLLDKPFLQAVYTQDTSSLKSFYQTFLDTLKKNEPELATHLLIKLELVPDDFVYPLLRKLFIPMVSPEIASRILDCYVFEEDSFFIQLLMAVFKLLKPKLLVDDSRLVLSALLFENWDLGPEDEFMHFVYDISLS from the coding sequence ATGGAATCATTAGAAAGTGTTGATGCCTCTTCAGGCAGTGTTGGATCCTATATGTCTAAATCTGTTAGGAAACATTGGTGGAGCAGAAAAGGATACCACCCAACCGGTTCATCAAAGAATGGTTCTCGCTTAAAGATATCTTCAGACGAGAATTTTCAAGATGAGCTAGTAGTGTTGGACGATGCATTTCTATGCAACGTTCCTTTAGAGCTTCCTTCTACTAGTAACGCGCAGAAAACTGCAGCGGAAAGCTTTTCAAAGTTATCACCTCAAGATCAATTGTTGAGTTTGCAACTAAATAATGTCCAGGAATCAGTTTTTCAGCAAAGCACATTTAATCTTCCAGATGCGTTGTTAGACCCTGGACCAGcaagtaaagaaaaacagGCTGTTTTATCAATTGGACGCCCATCTTGGCTTCCACCTAAGTCcaaggaagaagaaaagaaacataTGCGTGAATttgaacaaataaaaaaatctgcTATGCGCTATGATAgacaaaagcaaaaagaaaaaattaaaatggtTGAGCAAAAAAACAAGCGCAATCTGTATTTAGTGAACGTTTGGGAAAGAGAAATCCTTCGCAATTGGCCTGATGCACTCAAATCTTCAAGATATGCTGGCATATGGAGACAGGGCATCCCTTCACGAGTTAGAGGACGAGTTTGGGAGAAAGCAATTGGCAATAATCTGAAATTGGATTACCagtcattttttaatgctaGAGCGAACGCACAAAAGCGTGAGGCAGCAGAAAAGGCAGAACAAATGAACAACGCTAATCAATTTCGAGAGGATGTATGTGCCTTAGAATTGGATTTACAAAGCACAATGCCTCATTATTCTTTGTTTCATACAGAAGGCCCACTTCGTAGGGATCTTATAGGTTTATTACGAGCTTATTCTTACTATCGCTTCGATACAAGTTATATTCCAGGGACTAGCTTTATTGGAGCTTTACTGTTGCTCAATATGAACTTGACCTCTGCGTTCAACTGCCTTGCTAATCTATTGGACAAACCTTTTTTACAAGCCGTATACACCCAAGATACATCATCACTTAAGTCATTTTATCAAACCTTTCTTGATACATTAAAGAAGAATGAGCCGGAATTAGCAACTCATTTGCTCATCAAACTAGAGTTGGTTCCGGACGATTTTGTTTATCCTTTACTTCGTAAACTATTTATCCCAATGGTATCACCTGAAATCGCTTCCCGAATATTAGACTGTtatgtttttgaagaagattctttttttattcaactCTTGATGGCTGTGTTCAAATTACTAAAACCAAAATTGCTAGTTGATGACTCGCGTTTGGTTTTAAGTGCATTACTGTTTGAAAATTGGGATTTGGGTCCTGAAGATGAATTTATGCATTTTGTATACGATATATCACTATCTTAG
- the gpd2 gene encoding glycerol-3-phosphate dehydrogenase Gpd2, producing MTVAALNKLSALSGSIQKSFSPKLISVGIIGSGNWGTAIAKICGENAKAHPDIFHPQVHMWMYEEKIQHEGKECNLTEVFNTTHENVKYLKGIKCPSNVFANPDIRDVGSRSDILVWVLPHQFVVRICNQLKGCLKKDAVAISCIKGVSVTKDRVRLFSDIIEENTGMYCGVLSGANIASEVAQEKFCETTIGYLPNSSVNPRYTPKTIQALFNRPYFRVNIVEDVPGVALGGALKNIVAVAAGIIDGLELGDNTKSAVMRIGLLEMQKFGRMFFDCKPLTMSEESCGIADLITTCLGGRNHKCAVAFVKTGKPMHVVEQELLDGQKLQGAATAKEVYEFLDNQNKVSEFPLFTAVYRIVYEGLPPNKLLEAI from the coding sequence ATGACTGTGGCTGCTTTGAACAAACTCAGCGCTCTCTCCGGAAGTAttcaaaaatctttttcacCTAAACTTATTTCTGTTGGTATCATCGGATCAGGAAATTGGGGAACCGCTATTGCTAAAATATGTGGTGAAAATGCCAAGGCTCATCCTGATATTTTCCATCCTCAAGTACACATGTGGATGTATGAAGAGAAGATTCAACATGAGGGAAAAGAGTGCAATCTCACGGAAGTTTTTAACACTACTCATGAAAACGTTAAATATCTCAAAGGTATCAAATGCCCTTCTAACGTCTTCGCAAACCCGGACATTCGTGATGTAGGTTCACGTAGCGACATTCTGGTATGGGTTCTCCCTCACCAGTTCGTTGTGCGTATTTGCAATCAATTGAAGGGATGCCTAAAGAAGGATGCTGTTGCAATTTCATGCATCAAAGGTGTATCTGTCACCAAGGACCGTGTTCGCCTCTTTTCTGATATTATCGAAGAAAACACGGGAATGTATTGTGGCGTTCTCTCTGGCGCCAACATTGCCAGCGAAGTTGCTCAAGAGAAGTTTTGCGAAACTACTATCGGATATTTGCCTAATAGTTCTGTTAATCCCCGCTATACTCCTAAGACTATCCAAGCTTTGTTTAACCGTCCCTACTTCCGTGTCAACATTGTTGAGGATGTTCCTGGTGTTGCTTTGGGCGGTGCACTCAAGAATATCGTCGCTGTCGCTGCCGGTATTATTGATGGACTTGAATTGGGAGATAATACCAAATCTGCTGTTATGCGCATTGGCCTTCTGGAAATGCAGAAATTCGGCAGGATGTTTTTCGATTGTAAGCCTCTTACTATGAGCGAGGAATCTTGTGGCATAGCCGATTTAATTACAACTTGCTTAGGCGGCCGTAACCACAAATGCGCTGTGGCATTTGTCAAGACAGGAAAGCCCATGCATGTTGTTGAACAAGAACTTCTTGATGGTCAGAAGTTGCAAGGTGCAGCTACCGCGAAGGAGGTTTATGAGTTCCTTGATAACCAGAATAAGGTAAGCGAATTCCCATTGTTTACAGCTGTTTATCGCATTGTTTATGAGGGACTTCCACCTAATAAGCTTCTGGAGGCTATTTAA